A stretch of Lathyrus oleraceus cultivar Zhongwan6 chromosome 6, CAAS_Psat_ZW6_1.0, whole genome shotgun sequence DNA encodes these proteins:
- the LOC127097161 gene encoding bifunctional nuclease 1 isoform X1: MGSLQGPVVCPSVHPKVGGFCSLSMIGPMNVRCVGTEFWGLKEFNRGFLSCHVKIRKSETKVRSSLDSSSNGGGSMADSFDENDEDYVNSSVIEAVEVRSGADGFIIKMRDGRHLRCVHNNPQGSHLPDYSPHPAIVLKMEDGTGLLLPIIVLEMPSVLLMAAIRNVPIARPTLYQAVMKMIDKMGYQVRLVRVTRRVDEAYFAQLYLTKVGNEAECRSFDLRPSDAINIAVRCKVPIQVNKSLVYSDGMKVIESGKLSIQLPSFDGRLLTEMDKPNGQPCAETDEFNLLNNMMKAVVEERYNDAALWRDKLNQHRAGKNIKKRS, from the exons ATGGGTTCACTGCAAGGACCAGTTGTGTGTCCCTCTGTTCATCCTAAAGTTGGAGGGTTTTGCAGCCTTTCTATGATTGGGCCAATGAATGTAAGATGTGTTGGAACTGAGTTTTGGGGACTCAAGGAATTTAACAGGGGGTTTCTTTCTTGTCACGTAAAAATACGGAAGAGCGAGACGAAAGTGCGTTCTAGTTTAGATTCGTCGTCGAATGGCGGCGGAAGTATGGCGGATAGTTTCGATGAAAATGATGAAGATTATGTTAATTCAAGTGTGATTGAAGCTG TTGAGGTGAGAAGTGGAGCAGATGGCTTTATAATCAAAATGAGGGATGGAAGACACTTGAGATGTGTCCATAACAATCCTCAGGGAAGTCATCTTCCCGATTATTCACCACACCCCGCTATTGTTTTGAAGATGGAAGACGGGACTGGTCTACTTCTCCCTATAATTGTTT TGGAGATGCCAAGCGTCTTACTAATGGCAGCAATTCGCAATGTTCCAATT GCTAGGCCTACTTTATACCAAGCAGTGATGAAGATGATTGACAAAATGGGTTACCAA GTTAGACTTGTCAGAGTGACTAGAAGAGTTGATGAGGCATATTTTGCACAGTTGTATCTTACTAAG GTTGGAAATGAGGCAGAATGTAGGAGTTTTGATCTTCGACCTTCAGATGCTATCAATATCGCAGTTAGATGCAAG GTGCCAATACAAGTCAACAAGTCCTTGGTGTACAGTGATGGAATGAAAGTAATAGAGTCAGGCAAACTGTCAATACAGTTACCTAGTTTTGATGGCCGGTTACTAACTGAAATGGACAA GCCAAATGGTCAGCCTTGTGCTGAAACCGACGAATTCAATCTTTTGAACAACATGATGAAAGCTGTTGTCGAAGAGCGGTACAATGATGCAG CATTGTGGAGGGACAAACTTAATCAACATAGGGCGGGTAAAAACATCAAGAAAAG GTCCTGA
- the LOC127097161 gene encoding bifunctional nuclease 1 isoform X2, producing the protein MGSLQGPVVCPSVHPKVGGFCSLSMIGPMNVRCVGTEFWGLKEFNRGFLSCHVKIRKSETKVRSSLDSSSNGGGSMADSFDENDEDYVNSSVIEAVEMPSVLLMAAIRNVPIARPTLYQAVMKMIDKMGYQVRLVRVTRRVDEAYFAQLYLTKVGNEAECRSFDLRPSDAINIAVRCKVPIQVNKSLVYSDGMKVIESGKLSIQLPSFDGRLLTEMDKPNGQPCAETDEFNLLNNMMKAVVEERYNDAALWRDKLNQHRAGKNIKKRS; encoded by the exons ATGGGTTCACTGCAAGGACCAGTTGTGTGTCCCTCTGTTCATCCTAAAGTTGGAGGGTTTTGCAGCCTTTCTATGATTGGGCCAATGAATGTAAGATGTGTTGGAACTGAGTTTTGGGGACTCAAGGAATTTAACAGGGGGTTTCTTTCTTGTCACGTAAAAATACGGAAGAGCGAGACGAAAGTGCGTTCTAGTTTAGATTCGTCGTCGAATGGCGGCGGAAGTATGGCGGATAGTTTCGATGAAAATGATGAAGATTATGTTAATTCAAGTGTGATTGAAGCTG TGGAGATGCCAAGCGTCTTACTAATGGCAGCAATTCGCAATGTTCCAATT GCTAGGCCTACTTTATACCAAGCAGTGATGAAGATGATTGACAAAATGGGTTACCAA GTTAGACTTGTCAGAGTGACTAGAAGAGTTGATGAGGCATATTTTGCACAGTTGTATCTTACTAAG GTTGGAAATGAGGCAGAATGTAGGAGTTTTGATCTTCGACCTTCAGATGCTATCAATATCGCAGTTAGATGCAAG GTGCCAATACAAGTCAACAAGTCCTTGGTGTACAGTGATGGAATGAAAGTAATAGAGTCAGGCAAACTGTCAATACAGTTACCTAGTTTTGATGGCCGGTTACTAACTGAAATGGACAA GCCAAATGGTCAGCCTTGTGCTGAAACCGACGAATTCAATCTTTTGAACAACATGATGAAAGCTGTTGTCGAAGAGCGGTACAATGATGCAG CATTGTGGAGGGACAAACTTAATCAACATAGGGCGGGTAAAAACATCAAGAAAAG GTCCTGA